Proteins encoded together in one Aminivibrio sp. window:
- a CDS encoding GntR family transcriptional regulator, which yields MNEEMTLEALAERMSGDSSAPYYIAGVLREAIYRGILPEGKPLHQAQLALRLGVSPIPLREALRLLETEGLVAFQGYRGAVVTALSVEEARELYEMVSALETNLLKIAFPCITRRIVDDAGKILDLMDDEQDCIRWRDLNQMFHNLLFEPADRPLTLDMLARLRQKTDRNIRIHLASMREESQRQHRAVLAAVAAGDLPAALEALADHLAYTSNDLQSCMRLEQGKKKR from the coding sequence ATGAACGAAGAAATGACCCTCGAAGCCCTGGCGGAGCGCATGAGCGGCGACAGCTCGGCGCCCTACTATATCGCCGGGGTGCTCCGGGAGGCCATCTACCGGGGGATTCTTCCCGAGGGGAAACCCCTCCACCAGGCCCAGCTCGCCCTTCGCCTCGGTGTGAGTCCCATTCCCCTCAGGGAGGCCCTGCGCCTGCTCGAGACCGAGGGGCTGGTGGCCTTCCAGGGATACCGGGGCGCCGTGGTCACCGCCCTCTCGGTGGAAGAGGCGAGGGAACTGTACGAAATGGTCTCCGCCCTGGAGACGAACCTCCTCAAGATCGCCTTTCCCTGCATCACCAGACGCATCGTGGACGACGCCGGGAAGATTCTCGATCTCATGGACGATGAGCAGGACTGCATCCGCTGGCGGGACCTCAACCAGATGTTCCACAACCTCCTCTTCGAGCCCGCCGACCGTCCCCTCACCCTGGACATGCTTGCCAGGCTCCGCCAGAAGACCGACCGGAACATCCGCATCCACCTCGCCTCCATGCGGGAGGAGTCCCAGCGGCAGCACCGGGCCGTCCTTGCGGCGGTAGCCGCCGGAGACCTGCCCGCCGCCCTGGAGGCCCTCGCGGATCACCTCGCCTACACCTCCAATGACCTCCAGTCCTGCATGAGGCTCGAGCAGGGAAAGAAAAAAAGGTGA
- a CDS encoding hemolysin family protein — MSFRYNIVGILALILVSAFFAVSEISLAAARKIKLKLLLKKGDHRAQRVLDLQENPGHYFTVIQIGLNAVAILGGVMGESALSPYISSWLQPFYDGPALQTVSFAISFCLVTGAFILFADLIPKRTGMTEPERFALAVTAPMTVCMKLFAPLVWFFNGLADMIFRLFRIPVVRRDDITSDDVMAMADAGAQAGVFLNKEQHLIANVFELDTRGVASAMSSRNDIVFLTLGESEESLYAKITEKPHGKYPVCERDSIDTVMGYVDLKDILPRIAQGNKISLRTDPIVRKILLLPDTLSLFEALERFRDAREDMAVIVNEYALVVGLLTLQDVMSTVMGELISPFQEELIVQRDENSWLVDGTTPIEDVMQALDIDEFEGWEHYETIAGFIMYMLRRVPKRTDSVEYGNHKFEVVDIDNYRIDQILVTRIHGEGPEPGGR; from the coding sequence ATGTCTTTTCGCTACAATATAGTTGGAATTCTTGCCCTGATTCTTGTCAGCGCCTTTTTTGCCGTGTCGGAGATTTCGCTCGCCGCAGCCCGTAAAATCAAGCTCAAACTCCTGCTGAAGAAAGGAGATCACCGGGCACAGAGAGTCCTCGATTTGCAGGAGAACCCGGGACACTATTTCACCGTCATCCAGATCGGCCTGAACGCCGTGGCCATCCTCGGAGGCGTCATGGGCGAATCCGCCCTCTCCCCCTACATTTCCTCCTGGCTTCAGCCCTTCTATGACGGTCCGGCACTCCAGACGGTCTCCTTCGCCATCTCCTTCTGCCTCGTGACGGGGGCTTTTATCCTTTTTGCGGACCTTATCCCGAAAAGAACGGGGATGACAGAGCCCGAGCGCTTCGCCCTCGCCGTAACCGCCCCCATGACCGTCTGCATGAAGCTCTTCGCCCCCCTGGTCTGGTTCTTCAACGGCCTGGCCGACATGATTTTCAGGCTCTTCCGCATTCCAGTCGTCAGGCGGGACGACATCACGTCGGACGACGTCATGGCCATGGCCGACGCCGGAGCCCAGGCAGGCGTCTTTCTGAACAAGGAGCAACACCTCATCGCCAACGTCTTCGAGCTGGACACGAGAGGGGTGGCTTCGGCCATGTCGTCGAGGAACGACATCGTCTTCCTCACCCTGGGCGAGTCCGAAGAGAGCCTCTACGCAAAGATAACGGAGAAGCCCCACGGCAAGTATCCCGTCTGCGAGAGGGACTCCATCGACACTGTCATGGGGTACGTGGATTTGAAGGACATCCTCCCCCGGATTGCGCAGGGAAACAAGATCTCCCTGCGGACCGACCCCATCGTCCGGAAGATCCTTCTCCTGCCCGATACGCTGTCCCTCTTCGAGGCCCTCGAGCGTTTCCGCGACGCCAGGGAGGACATGGCCGTCATCGTGAACGAATACGCCCTTGTCGTGGGGCTCCTCACGCTGCAGGACGTGATGAGCACCGTCATGGGCGAGCTGATCAGCCCCTTCCAGGAAGAGCTTATCGTGCAGCGGGACGAGAATTCCTGGCTGGTGGACGGGACGACCCCCATAGAGGACGTGATGCAGGCCCTGGATATCGACGAGTTCGAAGGATGGGAGCATTACGAGACCATCGCCGGATTCATCATGTACATGCTCCGGAGGGTCCCCAAGCGGACCGACTCGGTGGAGTACGGAAACCACAAATTCGAAGTGGTGGATATCGACAACTACCGGATCGACCAGATACTTGTGACCCGAATCCACGGGGAGGGACCGGAGCCCGGCGGCCGGTGA
- a CDS encoding glycosyltransferase gives MLIAYATAGNGHRSAAAAIAESVHAAGRIGVLVDVLDFCDPVFRLCYSDVYQMAGKHSHGICGAMYRLTDIHPDKSPIVRMIDRISLNRTRPFADFIKKTTPEAFVATHFLPMSIAARMKKHGLYSGPLFAVITDYDLHHLWFSEEVDCYFAGSGEIVNRLTGMGVPPERIVLSGIPVRRKIAEAAHGMARPAGSSLSVLFLASSIADDKAVQIVDLLLSLPGELNLKVICGRNRSLLKTLEKHPLLGKAGFEALGFTEDIHRHYAEADLLVTKPGGLTVAEALCFGLPMIFVYPIPFQETRNAEFIQKQGGGWAVSDLVSLGRMVRLLSCERGLLAKAGTACSRIARPGAAKIIADEVARRSFHSAGCGCDADSVLQATGTR, from the coding sequence ATGCTGATAGCGTATGCCACAGCCGGAAACGGGCACAGGTCGGCCGCAGCGGCCATAGCCGAGAGTGTCCATGCTGCAGGAAGAATTGGAGTTTTGGTCGATGTTCTCGATTTTTGCGACCCTGTGTTTCGTTTATGTTATTCCGACGTGTACCAGATGGCCGGCAAACACTCCCACGGAATTTGCGGAGCGATGTACAGGCTCACCGATATTCACCCCGACAAGAGTCCCATCGTCAGGATGATCGACAGGATCAGCCTGAACAGAACACGACCTTTCGCCGATTTCATAAAAAAGACCACTCCCGAAGCCTTTGTAGCCACTCACTTTCTGCCGATGTCCATTGCCGCCCGGATGAAAAAACACGGCCTGTACAGCGGCCCGTTGTTCGCCGTCATCACGGACTATGATCTTCATCACTTGTGGTTTTCCGAAGAGGTCGATTGTTACTTCGCCGGAAGCGGGGAAATCGTGAACAGGCTTACCGGTATGGGTGTTCCTCCCGAAAGGATTGTGCTCTCGGGGATACCCGTCAGGAGAAAGATTGCCGAAGCGGCTCACGGCATGGCCAGGCCGGCAGGCTCCTCTCTTTCCGTTCTCTTTCTGGCGAGCTCCATAGCGGACGACAAGGCAGTTCAGATCGTGGACCTTCTTCTTTCTCTTCCCGGGGAATTGAACCTTAAAGTCATCTGCGGAAGGAACAGAAGCCTCCTGAAAACGCTTGAAAAGCACCCGCTCCTGGGGAAAGCAGGCTTTGAAGCGCTCGGTTTCACTGAAGACATCCATCGTCATTACGCTGAAGCCGATCTGCTTGTTACCAAGCCTGGAGGTTTGACGGTCGCCGAAGCCCTCTGCTTCGGCCTGCCCATGATTTTCGTTTATCCCATACCGTTTCAGGAGACCAGAAATGCGGAGTTCATCCAGAAGCAGGGAGGTGGCTGGGCCGTTTCGGACCTGGTTTCCCTCGGCCGAATGGTGCGCCTCCTGTCGTGCGAAAGGGGCCTCCTGGCGAAGGCCGGAACGGCCTGTTCAAGGATTGCGCGTCCAGGAGCGGCAAAGATCATCGCCGATGAGGTGGCAAGAAGATCGTTCCACTCCGCCGGCTGCGGATGTGATGCCGATTCCGTCCTTCAGGCGACGGGGACACGGTGA
- a CDS encoding UDP-2,3-diacylglucosamine diphosphatase, with amino-acid sequence MDYRSVFVSDVHLGTRWSKAEELACFLSSIRCEKLFLVGDIIDGWKLRNNPRWPRSHNLVIRKILKMAKKTEIFYITGNHDEFVDEFEGYDFGGIRICKRAVHITADQRRFMVIHGDEFDVVVKYRKWLALLGDTAYTFSLYLNNILTMVRSRLGLPYWSLSQYLKHRVKDAVAFVGDFEDTLLAETRREHLHGVICGHIHHPAIRNLKDAVYCNTGDWVESCSALVEHQDGAFGIVRWNGEKIIEDVSERPRLLPGDPPSSTEAAQEKKKSVPVAV; translated from the coding sequence ATGGACTATAGAAGCGTGTTCGTATCCGATGTTCACCTGGGGACGCGATGGAGCAAGGCCGAGGAGCTTGCATGCTTTCTTTCCTCGATCAGGTGCGAAAAACTCTTCCTGGTGGGGGACATCATCGATGGCTGGAAGCTCAGGAACAATCCCCGCTGGCCCCGGTCCCACAATCTTGTGATCCGGAAAATACTCAAGATGGCGAAGAAAACGGAAATTTTTTATATCACGGGCAATCATGACGAATTCGTGGACGAGTTCGAAGGCTACGATTTCGGCGGCATCAGGATCTGCAAAAGAGCTGTGCACATCACTGCGGACCAAAGGCGGTTCATGGTCATTCACGGTGACGAATTCGACGTGGTCGTCAAATACAGGAAATGGCTCGCCCTCCTCGGAGACACGGCCTATACATTTTCACTGTACCTCAACAATATCCTCACCATGGTGCGCTCCCGGTTGGGACTTCCCTACTGGTCCCTTTCACAGTACCTGAAACACAGGGTGAAGGACGCTGTGGCCTTCGTGGGGGACTTCGAGGATACATTGCTCGCAGAAACAAGAAGAGAACATCTTCATGGGGTCATCTGCGGGCACATACACCACCCGGCGATCCGGAACCTGAAAGATGCGGTCTACTGCAACACGGGAGACTGGGTTGAAAGCTGCTCCGCTCTTGTCGAACACCAGGACGGGGCTTTCGGGATCGTGAGGTGGAACGGGGAGAAAATAATCGAAGATGTGTCCGAAAGGCCAAGACTTCTTCCGGGTGATCCCCCTTCCTCCACTGAGGCGGCACAAGAGAAAAAGAAAAGCGTTCCTGTGGCTGTATAG
- a CDS encoding zinc ribbon domain-containing protein: MQCSKCGADPADGAKFCPACGEEQEAPAVFGNGKRGGRVGYSEKIYDPAFQKYLKNTNRWSSIFAGGLAVIAVAGFYIAGETGAGGMENPESLYIGLGIGGMFLAIAFFQIVGRKRSTTWDGVVTDKKVKQKRRKQSAGNNKNDYYWVNYTEYTVEIRSDGGKKHYIVVDDDDTLYNYYQVGDRVRHHGGLKSYEKYDKSRDSIIFCNACATKCDIGDDVCFRCGCPLLK; the protein is encoded by the coding sequence ATGCAGTGTTCCAAGTGCGGAGCGGATCCGGCGGATGGGGCGAAATTCTGCCCTGCCTGCGGGGAGGAGCAGGAGGCCCCGGCCGTCTTCGGGAATGGAAAAAGAGGCGGTCGGGTGGGGTACTCGGAAAAGATCTACGACCCTGCATTTCAGAAATACCTGAAGAACACCAACCGGTGGTCCTCCATCTTTGCAGGCGGGCTGGCCGTCATTGCCGTCGCCGGCTTTTACATCGCCGGAGAGACCGGAGCGGGGGGCATGGAAAACCCCGAGTCCCTCTACATCGGCCTTGGAATCGGGGGCATGTTTCTCGCTATCGCTTTTTTCCAGATTGTGGGCAGAAAGAGAAGCACCACCTGGGACGGCGTGGTCACTGACAAGAAAGTGAAGCAGAAGCGGCGCAAACAGAGCGCGGGCAACAACAAGAACGACTACTACTGGGTGAACTACACGGAATACACGGTGGAGATTCGCTCCGACGGCGGAAAGAAGCACTACATTGTCGTGGACGACGACGACACCCTCTACAACTATTACCAGGTGGGGGACAGGGTACGGCACCACGGCGGGCTGAAATCTTACGAGAAATACGACAAGTCCCGGGACAGCATCATCTTTTGCAATGCCTGTGCCACGAAATGTGACATCGGAGACGACGTCTGCTTCCGCTGCGGCTGCCCTCTGCTGAAATAG
- a CDS encoding metallophosphoesterase — protein sequence MRLIGILITVTLAAHYSYIYVRLRNAVGPGWKWTVLYAAFALFLVFGSRALWQVDLGDYPEFRKVLSYSVYMGLAFFFILFTAFVAIDMVRFLAWLADTLFSTDLRGLLPSPRGRAWAAVGFALLVCAYGWFEALNVQPRHVTIETKRLPAGTDRIRIAQITDVHLGWIIQEKRLDRILSVVRAAEPDLVVSTGDLVDDNMEFRDEEIALFRGLIPPLGIYAVTGNHEYHAGVRQAVEFNERAGMKVLRNKYHSVGGLVLVGMDDPSARHYGEAAPPEQAILASLPGDRFVVLLKHQPKVEPESVGLFDLQLSGHTHGGQIWPFYWLTRMVYEYRPGLRTLTPSSRGGEAYAAENSRESSIYVSNGAGTWGPPLRFFAPPEVTIFDIVRKNGS from the coding sequence TTGAGACTCATAGGAATACTGATCACCGTCACGCTGGCAGCGCACTACTCCTATATCTATGTCAGGCTGCGCAACGCCGTCGGACCGGGATGGAAATGGACGGTCCTGTACGCGGCCTTCGCGCTCTTCCTTGTTTTCGGGTCACGAGCGCTCTGGCAGGTGGACCTGGGGGATTATCCCGAATTTCGGAAGGTGCTGTCCTATTCCGTCTATATGGGACTGGCCTTCTTCTTCATCCTTTTCACGGCCTTCGTCGCTATCGACATGGTACGGTTTCTGGCGTGGCTGGCCGACACCCTGTTCTCCACGGACCTGAGAGGGCTGCTTCCCTCACCGAGGGGCCGGGCATGGGCGGCGGTGGGGTTCGCTCTTCTGGTTTGCGCCTACGGATGGTTTGAAGCCCTCAACGTGCAGCCGAGACACGTCACCATCGAAACGAAAAGGCTTCCGGCAGGAACGGACCGGATCCGCATCGCCCAGATAACCGATGTTCACCTGGGATGGATCATCCAGGAGAAACGGCTCGACCGCATCCTCTCCGTGGTCCGGGCGGCGGAACCGGACCTGGTGGTCAGCACCGGGGATCTCGTGGACGACAATATGGAGTTTCGCGACGAGGAGATCGCGCTCTTCAGGGGGTTGATCCCGCCCCTCGGCATCTATGCCGTCACCGGCAACCATGAGTACCACGCGGGCGTCAGGCAGGCCGTGGAATTCAACGAGCGGGCCGGGATGAAAGTGCTGCGGAACAAATACCATTCCGTCGGCGGACTGGTCCTCGTCGGCATGGATGATCCTTCGGCCCGGCATTACGGCGAGGCCGCCCCGCCGGAACAGGCCATTCTGGCCTCCCTGCCCGGCGACCGCTTCGTGGTGCTGCTGAAACACCAGCCGAAGGTGGAGCCGGAATCGGTGGGGCTCTTTGACCTCCAGCTCTCGGGACACACCCACGGAGGGCAGATCTGGCCCTTCTACTGGCTCACCCGCATGGTGTACGAATACCGTCCCGGACTGCGGACCCTGACCCCCTCTTCCAGGGGTGGAGAGGCCTATGCCGCTGAAAATTCCAGGGAGAGTTCCATCTACGTCAGCAATGGAGCGGGAACCTGGGGACCGCCGCTTCGGTTCTTCGCTCCGCCCGAAGTGACGATTTTCGACATCGTCAGAAAAAACGGGAGCTGA
- a CDS encoding VOC family protein translates to MGCILDHIAVAAPTLEAGAAFVTKTLGVSPQAGGEHPRMGTHNLLLRLGDLVYLEVIAANPAAPAPGRPRWFALDSLPGNAVPFLAAWVARTEDIRTWAEKSPEPLGPVESMSRGTLQWLITIPEDGSLPLGTGPALIQWQPGVHPASKLQDHGLHLVGLDIHHPDPKRVSRLLESLAMEGPLSVKSLPGGAAPYLEARIETPRGVRVLRSAE, encoded by the coding sequence ATGGGCTGCATTCTGGATCATATCGCCGTTGCGGCGCCCACTCTCGAAGCGGGAGCCGCCTTTGTCACGAAAACTTTGGGTGTCTCACCCCAGGCAGGGGGCGAGCATCCCCGCATGGGAACCCACAATCTGCTTCTGCGTCTGGGCGACCTGGTGTACCTCGAGGTCATAGCGGCAAACCCGGCGGCCCCGGCCCCGGGTCGCCCCCGATGGTTCGCCCTGGATTCCCTTCCCGGGAACGCCGTCCCCTTCCTCGCCGCGTGGGTGGCCCGGACCGAAGACATCCGGACCTGGGCGGAAAAGTCACCGGAGCCCCTGGGGCCGGTGGAATCCATGTCCCGGGGGACGCTGCAATGGCTCATCACCATCCCCGAAGACGGTTCTCTCCCGCTTGGAACGGGCCCCGCCCTCATCCAGTGGCAGCCCGGAGTTCATCCAGCGTCGAAGCTCCAGGACCATGGACTTCACCTCGTCGGACTGGACATCCATCACCCCGATCCGAAGCGGGTTTCCCGGCTGCTGGAATCCCTGGCCATGGAAGGCCCCTTGTCGGTGAAGTCCCTTCCCGGAGGAGCGGCCCCATACCTGGAGGCCCGCATCGAGACCCCCCGGGGCGTCCGGGTTCTCCGGTCGGCCGAGTAG
- a CDS encoding carboxypeptidase M32 produces the protein MAGMEKKLEELKARLREVNDLNNAGAVLYWDQATYMPPGGAEARGRQMATLARIAQERFTAPEVGRLIDDLLPYAGSLPPDSDDGCLVRAADREYRKAVRVPADFLAAFSEHSALSYQVWTEARSADDFKRILPLLEKTLDLSRRLADFFPGYDHIADPLIDFSDYGMKAGSVRKVFGELREQLVPLVRAAASRQAADDSCLKGHFPKDRQLDFGKMVIGMFGYDFARGRQDLTHHPFETRFSVGDVRITTRIDEGDFACGFFSTTHESGHALYEQGVDPALEGTLLAEGTSSGVHESQSRTWENLVSRSMPFWEHFYPELQKVFPDRLGTVPLETFYRAVNRVEPSLIRTEADELTYNLHVMIRFELELKMLEGRLEVKDLPEAWNAAYQENLGIAPENDADGCLQDVHWFGGHIGGAFQGYTLGNILSAQFFAEALKALPGIHDDMRRGSFSALHGWLRENIYRHGSKYTAPELIERVTGRGLDIGPYIRYLREKYGEL, from the coding sequence ATGGCCGGCATGGAAAAAAAGCTGGAGGAGCTGAAAGCACGGCTCCGTGAAGTGAACGACCTGAACAACGCCGGGGCGGTGCTTTACTGGGACCAGGCCACGTACATGCCTCCCGGCGGGGCGGAGGCCCGGGGGCGCCAGATGGCCACGCTGGCCAGGATCGCCCAGGAGAGGTTCACCGCCCCTGAAGTGGGCAGGCTGATCGACGATCTGCTCCCCTACGCAGGAAGCCTTCCCCCCGATTCGGATGACGGCTGCCTGGTCCGGGCGGCGGACCGGGAATACCGAAAGGCCGTCCGGGTGCCTGCGGATTTCCTGGCGGCTTTCTCGGAGCATTCCGCCCTTTCCTACCAAGTGTGGACCGAAGCCCGTTCCGCCGACGATTTCAAAAGAATTCTTCCCCTGCTGGAGAAGACCCTGGACCTGAGCCGCCGCCTGGCGGACTTTTTCCCGGGATATGACCACATCGCAGACCCGCTCATCGACTTTTCCGACTACGGCATGAAGGCGGGAAGCGTCAGGAAGGTCTTCGGGGAGCTCAGGGAACAGCTCGTGCCGCTGGTGCGGGCAGCCGCGTCCCGTCAAGCGGCCGATGATTCGTGCCTGAAGGGACATTTCCCCAAAGACCGGCAGCTCGACTTCGGGAAGATGGTCATCGGGATGTTCGGCTACGATTTCGCCCGGGGTCGGCAGGATTTGACCCACCATCCCTTTGAGACGCGGTTTTCCGTGGGGGACGTGCGCATCACCACCCGGATCGACGAAGGGGACTTCGCCTGCGGTTTCTTCTCCACCACCCACGAGTCGGGGCACGCCCTGTACGAGCAGGGGGTGGACCCCGCCCTGGAGGGAACCCTCCTGGCGGAGGGGACCAGCTCCGGGGTGCACGAGTCCCAGTCCCGCACGTGGGAAAACCTGGTTTCCCGGAGCATGCCCTTCTGGGAGCACTTCTACCCGGAACTGCAGAAAGTCTTTCCGGACCGCCTGGGGACCGTTCCCCTGGAGACCTTCTACCGGGCGGTGAACAGGGTGGAACCATCCCTCATCCGCACCGAGGCCGACGAGCTGACCTACAACCTCCACGTCATGATCCGCTTCGAGCTGGAGCTGAAGATGCTGGAGGGAAGACTCGAAGTGAAGGACCTTCCGGAGGCGTGGAACGCCGCCTACCAGGAGAATCTCGGGATCGCCCCGGAGAACGATGCCGACGGCTGCCTGCAGGACGTCCACTGGTTCGGCGGACATATCGGCGGGGCCTTCCAGGGGTACACCCTGGGAAACATCCTCTCCGCCCAGTTTTTCGCGGAGGCCCTGAAGGCCCTCCCCGGGATTCATGACGACATGCGCCGGGGCAGCTTTTCAGCCCTTCACGGATGGCTGCGGGAGAATATCTACCGCCACGGCAGCAAGTACACCGCCCCCGAGCTGATCGAACGGGTCACGGGCAGGGGACTGGACATCGGGCCGTACATCCGGTACCTGCGGGAAAAGTACGGAGAACTCTAA
- a CDS encoding electron transfer flavoprotein subunit beta/FixA family protein — translation MRIGVLVKQVPATENVRIDEETGTMVREGVEAELNPLDLHAVEEAVRLKDRLGEGTEITVISMGPPQAQKAVRAAIAMGCDRGLLLSDRRFAGSDTLATARTLAAGVKKAGGFDLLLSGERATDGETGQVGPAVGQILGLSVLTFVSAVESAGKGSLVVRRAVEGGHERVEAPLPAMLSVVKEINTPRLCTLGGKIRAKKTEIPVLGADDLPLPAEHLGLLGSPTKVVKVSYPQITRSGKKVSAADSVDGAVEEILSVLRGCGIV, via the coding sequence GTGCGGATCGGTGTGCTGGTGAAGCAGGTTCCCGCGACGGAAAACGTCAGGATCGACGAAGAGACGGGAACCATGGTGCGGGAAGGCGTAGAGGCGGAGCTGAACCCTCTCGACCTTCACGCCGTGGAGGAGGCGGTCAGGCTGAAGGACCGCCTCGGAGAAGGGACGGAGATCACGGTGATCTCCATGGGTCCCCCCCAGGCCCAAAAAGCGGTGCGGGCCGCCATCGCCATGGGGTGCGACAGGGGGCTGCTGCTCTCCGACAGGCGGTTCGCCGGGTCCGATACCCTGGCCACCGCCAGGACCCTCGCTGCGGGAGTGAAAAAGGCAGGGGGCTTCGACCTCCTGCTCTCGGGCGAACGGGCCACCGACGGCGAGACGGGGCAGGTCGGCCCCGCCGTCGGGCAGATCCTCGGGCTGTCGGTGCTCACCTTCGTGAGCGCCGTAGAATCGGCCGGAAAGGGCTCCCTTGTGGTCCGCCGGGCAGTGGAGGGAGGGCACGAGCGGGTCGAGGCTCCTCTTCCCGCCATGCTCTCGGTGGTGAAGGAGATCAACACTCCCCGGCTGTGCACCCTGGGAGGAAAGATCCGGGCGAAGAAGACGGAGATCCCCGTTCTCGGGGCGGACGATCTTCCCCTTCCCGCGGAGCATCTCGGCCTTTTGGGCTCGCCGACAAAAGTGGTGAAGGTCTCCTATCCCCAGATCACCCGGTCGGGAAAAAAAGTATCCGCAGCAGACAGCGTGGACGGCGCCGTAGAGGAGATCCTCAGCGTGCTCCGGGGCTGCGGGATCGTGTAG